From Kitasatospora sp. MAP12-44:
TAGCGCTCGGATCCTGCCAGCAGGCCCAGCACGCCGCGGCGGTACTTGTCGCTCTCGGCGCCGGGGCAGGGCAGCAGGGCGGCCAGATCGGCGTGCTGGAGGCACTCCACGGCGGCCTGCGGGGGCTCCAGGCCGATCGGCACCAGCTGGAGCGCGCCGACGTGGCCGGCCCCGGGGTCCACCAGCAGGCCGGGCTTGTACGTCCCGAAGGTCACCGTGACGTCGGCGCGCAGCGCCACGCCCGCGACCTCGCCGGTGTCCGCGTCGACCCCGCTGGGCACGTCCACCGCCACCAGCACCCCGCTGCGCGGCGCCGTCGCGTACGGCTGTGCGGCCGGGCGCAGACCGCCGCGTCCGCCGATGCCGACGATGCCGTCGAGGATGAGGTCTGCGCGCCCGAAGTCGGCCAGGCCGACTTCCTGATCCGTGGTCACCCAGGCGCCGGCAGCGCGCAGGGCCGCCAGGGCCGCGACGTGCACCCGTTCGGGGCTGACCAGCACGGCGCTGACGGCCGCGCCGCGGCGGGCCAGCCGGGCGCCCGCGAAGAGCGCGTCGCCGCCGTTGTCACCGCTGCCGGCCAGCACCAGGACGCGGCTGCCGTAGACCCGCCCCCGACGCTCCGTCAGCAGTCGCGCGCAGGTGGCGGTCAGGCCGGCCACTGCGCGGTCCATCAGCGGCTGGCCGGCCAGCGCGGCCTCGGCGGCGCGGACCTGTTCGACCGTGTGAGCGTGGCGCATGCCTCGACGCTACCGGAGAGGGGAGGAACCAACCCCGGGAAACCGACCCCTCAGCCCTCCGCGATCACCACGGCTGTGGCCACTCCGGCGTCGTGACTGAGCGAGAGGTGCCAGGAGCTGACCCCCAGCTCGGCGGCCAGCGCCGCGATCGTCCCCGTGACGTGCAAAGTCGGCCGGCCCGACTCCTCGGCCACCACCTGCGCGTCGTGCCACTCCAACCCGCCCGGCGCGCCCACCGCCTTGGCCAGCGCCTCCTTGGCGGCGAAGCGCGCGGCCAGCGAGGCGGCACTGCGCCTGGCGCCGCTCGGGAGCAACTGCTCCGCCGGGGTGAACAGCCGATCAGCCATCTCCGGCGTGCGCTCCAACGCGGTGGCGAACCGCTCGATGGACGCGACGTCGATTCCCACTCCGATGATCACCCCGCCGACGATACGGGACACCGGCCCGCCAGGGGCCGGTGTCCCGGGTGGGGCTATTCCACCGTGACCGACTTCGCCAGGTTGCGGGGCTGGTCGACCTCGTGCCCCTTGGCGGTGGCCAGCTCGCAGGCGAAGACCTGCAGCGGGACGGTGGCGACCAGCGGCTGCAGCAGCGTCGGCGTCACCGGGATGCGGATCAGGTGGTCGGCGTACGGCACGACCGCCTCGTCACCCTCCTCGGCGATCACGATGGTGCGTGCGCCGCGGGCCCGGATCTCCTGGATGTTGGAGACGATCTTGTCGTGCAGGATCGACCGCCCACGCGGGGACGGCACGACCACCACGACCGGCAGACCCTCCTCGATCAGCGCGATCGGACCGTGCTTCAGCTCGCCCGCCGCGAAGCCCTCGGCGTGCATGTACGCCAGCTCCTTGAGCTTGAGCGCACCCTCCAGCGCCACCGGGAAGCCCACGTGGCGGCCGAGGAAGAGCACCGAGTTGGCGTCCGCCAGCGACCGGGCCAGCTCGCGCACCGGCTCCATGGTCTCCAGCACCTGCTCGACCTGCCGCGGCGCGTCCGCGAGCTGCTCGATGACAGCGCGGATCTCGTCGCCCCACTTGGTGCCGCGCACCTGGCCCAGGTAGAGGGCGACCAGGTAGCAGGCGACCAGCTGGGTCAGGAACGCCTTGGTGGAGGCGACCGCGACCTCGGGTCCGGCGTGCGTGTAGAGCACCGCGTCCGACTCGCGCGGGATCGTCGAGCCGTTGGTGTTGCAGATCGCCAGCACCTTGGCGCCCTGCTCGCGGGCGTGCCGCAGCGCCATCAGGGTGTCCATGGTCTCGCCGGACTGCGAGATCGCGATCACCAGCGTGCGGTCGTCGAGGATCGGGTCCCGGTAGCGGAACTCCGAGGCGACCTCGACCTCGCAGGGCACCCGGGTCCAGTGCTCGATCGCGTACTTGGCGATCATGCCGGCGTGGAAGGCGGTGCCGCAGGCCACGATGACGACCTTGTCGACCTCGCGCAGCACCGAGTCCGGGATGCGCACCTCGTCCAGGGTCAGTCGGCCGTCGGTGCCGATCCGGCCGAGCAGGGTGTCGGCGACGGCCTTCGGCTGCTCGGCGATCTCCTTGAGCATGAAGTAGTCGTAACCGCCCTTCTCGGCGGCCGACGCGTCCCAGTCCACGTGGTACTCGCGGACCTCGGCGGGCGTGCCGTCGAAGTTGGTGACGGTCACCGCGTCGCCGCGCAGCTCCACGACCTGGTCCTGGCCCAGCTCGATCGCCTCGCGGGTGTGCGCGATGAACGCCGAGACGTCCGAGGCGAGGAAGTTCTCGCCGACGCCGCGCCCGACCACCAGCGGCGAGTTGCGCCGCGCGCCGACGACCACGTCGGGTGCGTCCGCGTGCACCGCGACCAGCGTGAACGCACCGTCCAGCTGGCGGCAGACGATCCGCATGGCCTCGGCCAGGTCGCCGGTGTAGGCCTCGGCGAGCAGGTGGGCGACCACCTCGGTGTCGGTCTCCGAGCGCAGCGTGTGGCCGCGCTCGGCCAGCTCGGCGCGCAGCCAGGCGAAGTTCTCGATGATGCCGTTGTGGACCACGGCCACCCGCAGGGCGTCGTCCAGGTGGGGGTGGGCGTTGGCATCGGTCGGTCCGCCGTGGGTGGCCCAACGGGTGTGGCCGATGCCGGTGGTGCCGCCGGGGAGAGGGGTCTCGGCGAGCGACTTCTCAAGATTTGCGAGCTTGCCGGCCCGCTTGTCGGTGGCCAGACTCCACTGCCCTGAGGAGTCAGCCGTCTGAATGGCGACGCCGGCTGAGTCGTACCCCCGGTACTCCAGCCGCCGCAGCCCTGCGATCACTACTTCGAGCGCGGGCTGAGAGCCCACATATCCAACGATTCCGCACATGTGTGTCAGCATAAGGGCGGTCTGTTTTCACCCAAGCCACGACCGGGGCAACGGTGCGTGACCGACACCACAGCACCCGCCCGGCTCCGGACGGCCCACAATGGACGATGTGCTGACCGAACTCTGTACGCGGGGCGCTGCCGCCGCGCCCGGCCCATCGCCGTCGCCGTACGTCGATCTCTCCCGGGCCGAGTGGAGCGCCCTCCGCGACCGAACGCCGCTGCCGCTCTCCGCGCAGGAGGTGGAGCAGCTTCGCGGCCTCGGCACCGCCCTGGACCTGGACGAGGTGCGGGACGTCTACCTGCCGCTCTCCCGCCTGCTCAACCTCTACATCCACGCGACGCACGAGCTGCGCGGCGCTCTCGGCAGCTTCCTGGACATGGGCGACACCGAGCGCACCCGCACGCCGTTCATCATCGGCGTGGCCGGCTCGGTCGCGGTCGGCAAGTCGACCAGCGCGCGCCTGCTGCAGGCGCTGCTGGCCCGCTGGCCCGAGCACCCCCGGGTCGAGCTGGTGACCACCGACGGCTTCCTGCTGCCCAACGCGGAGCTGCGCCGGCGCGGCCTGATGGCGCGCAAGGGCTTCCCCGAGTCCTACGACCGCCGGGCGCTGATGCGCTTCGTGGCGGACGTGAAGGCCGGCAAGCAGGAGGTCAGCGCGCCGGTCTACTCGCACCTGGTCTACGACATCGTGCCGGGCGAGCGGCTGACCGTGCAGCGCCCGGACATCCTGATCGTCGAGGGACTCAACGTCCTGCAGCCCGCGCTGCCCGGCACCGACGGCCGCACCCGGCTCGCGGTGGCCGACTACTTCGACTTCTCGATCTACGTCGACGCGCGCACCGACGACATCGAGAGCTGGTACCTCTCGCGCTTCAAGAAGCTGCGCGACACAGCCTTCCAGGACCCGAACTCCTACTTCCAGCGCTTCACCGAGGTGCCGGAGGAGGAGGCGCTGGAGTACGGCCGCCAGGTCTGGCGGACCATCAACAAGCCCAACCTGCTGGAGAATGTGCTGCCGACCCGCGGCCGGGCGACCCTGGTGCTGCAGAAGGGCGCCGACCACAAGGTCCGTCGCGCCCTTCTGCGAAAGCTGTAACTCCCTTACGGGTCAGCCGAGGTGGGTACGGACCGCCTCGGCCAGCCGCTCGGCGATCGCCTTGGCCTGCTCCTGGTCGGCCGCCTCCACCATTACCCGGACCAGCGGCTCGGTGCCGGACGGACGCAGCAACACCCGTCCGGTGCTGCCGAGTTCGGCCTCGGCCTCGACGACGGCGGCGGTCAGCTCGGCGCAGTCGGCGACCCGGCTGCGGTCCACGCCCTTGACGTTGATCAGCAGCTGCGGAAGCCGGGTCATCACCGCGGCGAGATCGGCCAACGGCTGCTTGGTGGCGGCCAGTCGGGCGCCCAGCATCAGGCCGGTGAGCGTGCCGTCGCCGGTCGTCGCGTGGTCCAGCAGGATCACGTGACCGGACTGCTCGCCGCCCAGCGCGTAGCCGTGCGCCTTCATCGCCTCCAGCACATAGCGGTCGCCGACCGCGGTCTGCACCAGCTCGATGCCCTCGCGCTCCATGGCCAGCTTGAAGCCCAGGTTGGACATCACGGTGCCGACCGCGGTGTTGCGGCGCAGCGTGCCGGCCTCGCGCATCGCGACGGCCAGGATGGCGAGGATCTGGTCGCCGTCCACCTCGTTGCCCTCTGCGTCGGCGGCCAGGCAGCGGTCCGCGTCGCCGTCCAGCGCGATGCCGAAGTCGGCCTTGTGCTCGCGCATGGCGTTGCACAGCTGGTCGAGGTGGGTGGAGCCGACGCCGTCGTTGATGTTGAGGCCGGTGGGCTCGGCGCCCAGCGTGTAGACCACCTCGGCGCCGGCGCGGGCGAAGGCCTCGGGGGCGACCCGGGCGGCCGCGCCGTGCGCGCCGTCGATGACGACCTTGACGCCGTCCAGCCGGTTCGGCAGCACCGCGACCAGGTGGGCGACGTACTTGTCGAAGCCCTCGTTGTACTCGCGGACCCGGCCGACGGCCTCGCCGGTCGGGCGGGTCCAGTCCTCGTCGGCGCCGTACGAGTAGCGGTGGTAGTGCGCCTCGATGGCGTCCTCGATCGCGTCGTCCAGCTTGATGCCGCCGCGGGCGAGGAACTTGATGCCGTTGTCGGGCATCGCGTTGTGGCTGGCGGAGAGCATCACGCCGAAGTCCGCGCCGAGCGCGCCGGTCAGGTAGGCCACGGCGGGGGTGGGCAGCACCCCCACCTTGAGCACGTCCACGCCCGCGCTGGCCAGGCCCGCGATGACGGCGGCCTCCAGGAACTCGCCCGAGGCGCGCGGGTCGCGGCCGACCACCGCGACCGGGCGGTGCCCGGCGAAGGCACCGGCGTCGCCCAGCACATGGGCCGCCGCCACCGAGAGGCTCAGGGCCAGCTCGGCGGTCAGGCCCTCGTTGGCCACACCGCGTACGCCGTCCGTACCGAAGAGTCGTGCCACTGTTTCGTCCTTTGTCGCCGGCCGCCGGCGGGGGCGCCCAGCGCCCACCCCGCCCGCGGGGAGGAGTCCCTGGCCGCCTGACCGGTCCAGGGAGCACAACGCCCCGGAGCACATGGAGTGCTCCGGGGCGTCACTGTCCCACCTGCGGGGTGCGCACCTGTCCTGGTACGCATCCCCGCGGCGTGACTAGCGCTTGCTGTACTGCGGGGCCTTGCGGGCCTTCTTGAGACCGGCCTTCTTGCGCTCGACGGCACGGGCGTCACGCATCAGGAAGCCGGCCTTCTTGAGGGCGGGACGGTTGTTGTCCACGTCGACCTCGTTCAGCGCACGGGCCACGCCGAGGCGCAGCGCGTAGGCCTGACCGGAGACGCCGCCACCCGAGATACGGGCGATGATGTCGTAACGGCCGTCCAGCTCAAGGAGCTTGAAGGGCTCGTTCACGGTCTGCTGGTGCACCTTGTTGGGGAAGTAGTTCTCCAGGGTGCGACCGTTGATCTTCCACTTGCCGGTGCCGGGGACGATGCGCACGCGGGCGATCGCCTCCTTGCGGCGGCCCAGGCCGGCGGCCGGGATGGCCTCGGCGAAGCGGCCGGCAAGCGACTCGGTGGAGTACGAGGTCTCGTCCTCGGAGGTGTACTCAGTGAGCTCCACCTCGTCGTTGAAGTCGACCTCGAGGGTGGTCTCAGCGGCAGTCTCGGCCACGGTGTTCCTCAGCTTTTCAGTGATGGGGGGCTTGGTGGCCGGAATTACTGCGCGACCTGGGTGATCTCGAACGGCACCGGCTGCTGCGCAGCGTGCGGGTGCTGGTCGCCCGAGTAGACCTTCAGCTTCGAGAGCATCTGGCGGCCCAGGGTGTTCTTGGGGATCATGCCCTTGATGGCCTTCTCGACGGCCTTCTCCGGGTTCTTGTCCAGGAGGTCGTCGTAGCGCACCGAGCGGAGACCGCCCGGGAAACCGCTGTGGCGGTAGGCCAGCTTCTGGGTCTTCTTGTTCCCAGACAGGTGCACCTTGTCCGCGTTGATGATGATGACGAAGTCACCAGTGTCAACGTGCGGCGCGTAGATCGCCTTGTGCTTGCCCCGGAGGAGGTTGGCGGCCTGGGAGGCCAGGCGGCCGAGCACAACGTCTTGCGCGTCGATGACGTGCCACTGACGCTGGACGTCGCCGGGCTTGGGGCTGTACGTACGCACGGTCGTAGCCTTCGCTTTTCAGTGAGTGAGTCCTGACAGGAGCACCTGGACGAGGGATCAGCCCGGACCCGCTTGGACGCAATTCAAGGGGGAGCCGCTGGTCATCGGCCTGGTATCTCCGGCGTACCGACCTCTCACGTGAGATGGAGCGAGCCAATACGCACAACAAGGGCCTACCTTACCGGCCACCCGGCGCAGGTCCAAATCACCGCCCGGGTCACCGGTCCCTGACCACCCGGGTCTCGTCCCAGACCGGCTCGGGCGACTCGTAGACCCGGCCGTCCGAGCCGAAGACCAGGAAGCGGTCGAAGCTCTTGGCGAACCAGCGGTCGTGGGTGACGCACAGCACGGTGCCGTCGAAGGCCTCCAGGCCCTCCTGGAGGGCCTCGGCGCTGTCCAGGTCCAGGTTGTCGGTGGGCTCGTCCAGCAGCAGCGCGGTGACGCCGGAGAGCTCCATTTTGAGGATCATCAGCCTGGCCTGCTGGCCACCTGAGAGCGACTCGAAGCGCTGCTCCTCCTGGCGGTCCAGCTCATAGCGGCGCAGCGCGCCCATCGCGGCCCCACGGGCCAGCGCGTGCTCCTCCTCGACGATCGAGCGCACGCTGCGGCCGAACAGTTCGGGGTGAGCATGGGTCTGCCGGAAGTGGCCGGGGACGACGCGTGCACCGAGCTTCCACGTCCCGGTGTGGGCCACCGTGTCGTCGCCGGCCAGCATCCGCAGGAAGTGCGACTTGCCGGAGCCGTTGGAGCCCAGCACGGCCACCCGCTCGCCGTAGTAGACCTCCAGGTCGAAGGGCTGCATCAGGCCGGTGAGCCCGAGCTTCTCCAGGGTCACCGCCCGCACGCCGGTGCGGCCGCCCTTGAGGCGCATGGTGATGTTCTGCTCGCGCGGCGGCTCCTCGGGACGGCCGGCGTCCTCGAACTTCTTCAGCCGGGTCTGCGCGGCGGCGTAGCGGGTGGCCAGCGCGTGGCTGACCGAGGCCGCCTGGCGCAGCGTGACCACCAGCTTCTTCAGCTTGGCGTGCTCCTCGTCCCAGCGGCGGCCGAGCTCCTCGAAGCGCGCGAAGCGCTCCTTGCGGGCCTCGTGGAAGGAGTCGAAACCGCCGCCGTGCACCCAGACGCTGCTACCGCCGCCACCGAAGCCGGACTCGACGCTGATGATCTTGTCGGCGGAGCAGGAGAGCAGCTCGCGGTCGTGCGAGATGAACAGGATGGTCTTGGAGCTGGCCTTGATCGCCCCCTCCAGCCAGCGCTTGCCGGGGACGTCCAGGTAGTTGTCCGGCTCGTCCAGCAGCAGCACCTCCTCGGGGCCGCGCAGCAGCGCCTCCAGCACCAGGCGCTTCTGCTCGCCGCCGGAGAGCGTGTTCAGGCCGCGGAACTGGGCCCGGTCGAAGGGGATCCCGAGGGCCGCCATCGTGCAGACGTCCCAGTCGGTCTCGTACTCGTAGCCGCCGGCGTCGGCCCAGTCCGCGAGCGCCTGGGCGTAGGCCATCTGGCTCTTCTCGTCGTCCTGCGCCATCATCGCCAGCTCGGCGGCGTCCACCGCGCGGGCGGCCACCGCGATCCGCTGCGGCGCGACCGAGACCAGCAGGTCCCGGACCGAGGCGTCGGGAGCCAGCGCGCCCGGCGTCTCGCGCTGGTCCTCACGGCCGGTGGTGCCGACGAACTGGCGCATCACCCCGAGGCCGCCGCTGACCGTCACCGTGCCGCCGTGCGGCTGGGTGTCGCCCGCGATCATGCGCAGCAGGGTGGTCTTGCCGGCTCCGTTGGCGCCCACCAGAGCGACCGCGGAGCCCTCGCCGACCCGGAAGGACGCGTCGTCGAACAGCACCCGCCCGTCCGGCAGGTAGTACTCAAGGTGCGAAATCTCGACGTGTCCCATGGGGGCGATTTTGCCTCGCCGAGGGCTCCTGGCCCAAACGGATTAGACCTGGCCAGGCAGCGTACGCATCCGGCGGGCCTCCCGGTTGCGGGCGGCGAGCTGGTCGTCGGCCGGGTAGCCGACCTCCTCCAGCGTCAGCCCGTACGGCCGGACCACATTGACCGCGCTGTTGCGCACCCGGCCCGCCAGCACCTGGCCGGGGAACTCCACCGGCCGGTGACCGTCGCCGACCAGCAGCATCGAGCCGACCAGCGCCCGCACCATGTTGTGGCAGAAGGCGTCCGCACGGACCGTGGCGACCGCCAACTCCCCCGCCACGCCCGCGGTGTGGCCATCCGCCGGGACCCGCTCCCAGTGCAGGTCGAGCAGCGTGCGGATGGTGGTGGCGCCCTCGCGCTTCTTGCAGTACGCGGCGAAGTCGTGCTCGCCGAGCAGCAGTCGGGCCGCCTCGTTCATCAGGTCGATGTCCAACGGCCGGTCGTGCCACAGCACATGGCCGCGCAGCAGCGGGTCCACCCCGCCCTGGTGGTCGGCGACCCGGTAGGCGTAGCGGCGCCAGATCGCGGCGAAGCGGGCGTCGAAGCCGGCCGGGGCCTCGGAGAGCCGGTAGATCCGGACGTCCCCCGGCAGCCGACCGGCCAGCCGGCGCAGCAACTTGTCGCCGTGCTCGGCCCACAGCTCCACCGGCAGGTCCACATGCGCCACCTGACCGCGCGCGTGCACCCCGGCGTCGGTGCGGCCGGCCACCGTGAGGTCATACGGCTCGGCGGAGCGCGTCACGATCTGCAGCGCGCTCTCGATCTCCCCCTGCACCGTGCGCCGCCCGGGCTGACGCGCCCACCCGGAGAACTCCGCCCCCTGGTAGGCCAGGTCCAGCCGGATCCGCACGGTCCCCTCGGCGGGACCGTCCTGCCGCTCCGGCTGCTCACAATCCTTCAGCACTGCCACTACTCCCGGTAGAAAGGAACGGGCCCGCTCCCCCATCACTGGGAGAACGGGCCCGTACAACACCTCAGGGTGTTCAGGCGGTCTCGACTGCGTCCTCAGCGGGAGCCTCGACTGCAGCGGCAACCTCGGCGTCCTTGGCGGCACGCTTGGTGGCACCCTCGGCCTCGCCGACGGCGGTCTGCGCGACGGTCAGCGCCTCGACCAGCTCGATCACGGCCATCGGGGCGTTGTCGCCACGACGGGGACCGATCTTGGTGATACGGGTGTAGCCACCCGGGCGGTTCTCGTAGCGCGGCGCGATCTCGGTGAAGAGGGTGTGCAGCACGGAGACGTCGGTGATCGTCTTGCGGACGATACGACGGTTGTGGATGTCACCGACCTTCGCCTTGGTGATGAGACGCTCGGCCAGCGGGCGCATCCGACGGGCCTTGGCCTCGGTCGTGGTGATGCGGCCGTACTGGAACAGCTCCCGGCAGAGGCCGGCGAGCAGCAGCGGCTCGTGGTGCGGGCCGCCGCCGAGGCGGGCACCCTTCGCGGGACGGGGCATGGTAGCTCCTTAAATCTCCGAATCCGGCCGTATCAGGTACCGGAACGGGCGTCCGCGCACTGTTGCCCGGACGACTTGCTTTCTTGCATCGAACGGGGGGCGACCCGAGGGCCGCCCCCCATCCAAGATCAGTACTGCTCGGTCTCCGCGTAACCCGCGTCGTCCAGGTCGTCGGCGCCGAAGGCGTCGGCGGCGGCGGTCGGGTCGAATCCGGGCGGGCTGTCCTTGAGGGCCAGGCCCATGCCGGCCAGCTTCGCCTTGACCTCGTCGATCGACTTCGCACCAAAGTTGCGGATGTCGAGCAGGTCGGCCTCGGATCGGGCGACGAGCTCACCCACGGTGTGGATGCCCTCGCGCTTGAGG
This genomic window contains:
- the rplM gene encoding 50S ribosomal protein L13 encodes the protein MRTYSPKPGDVQRQWHVIDAQDVVLGRLASQAANLLRGKHKAIYAPHVDTGDFVIIINADKVHLSGNKKTQKLAYRHSGFPGGLRSVRYDDLLDKNPEKAVEKAIKGMIPKNTLGRQMLSKLKVYSGDQHPHAAQQPVPFEITQVAQ
- the rplQ gene encoding 50S ribosomal protein L17 — protein: MPRPAKGARLGGGPHHEPLLLAGLCRELFQYGRITTTEAKARRMRPLAERLITKAKVGDIHNRRIVRKTITDVSVLHTLFTEIAPRYENRPGGYTRITKIGPRRGDNAPMAVIELVEALTVAQTAVGEAEGATKRAAKDAEVAAAVEAPAEDAVETA
- a CDS encoding holo-ACP synthase gives rise to the protein MIIGVGIDVASIERFATALERTPEMADRLFTPAEQLLPSGARRSAASLAARFAAKEALAKAVGAPGGLEWHDAQVVAEESGRPTLHVTGTIAALAAELGVSSWHLSLSHDAGVATAVVIAEG
- the coaA gene encoding type I pantothenate kinase; the encoded protein is MDDVLTELCTRGAAAAPGPSPSPYVDLSRAEWSALRDRTPLPLSAQEVEQLRGLGTALDLDEVRDVYLPLSRLLNLYIHATHELRGALGSFLDMGDTERTRTPFIIGVAGSVAVGKSTSARLLQALLARWPEHPRVELVTTDGFLLPNAELRRRGLMARKGFPESYDRRALMRFVADVKAGKQEVSAPVYSHLVYDIVPGERLTVQRPDILIVEGLNVLQPALPGTDGRTRLAVADYFDFSIYVDARTDDIESWYLSRFKKLRDTAFQDPNSYFQRFTEVPEEEALEYGRQVWRTINKPNLLENVLPTRGRATLVLQKGADHKVRRALLRKL
- the truA gene encoding tRNA pseudouridine(38-40) synthase TruA, encoding MLKDCEQPERQDGPAEGTVRIRLDLAYQGAEFSGWARQPGRRTVQGEIESALQIVTRSAEPYDLTVAGRTDAGVHARGQVAHVDLPVELWAEHGDKLLRRLAGRLPGDVRIYRLSEAPAGFDARFAAIWRRYAYRVADHQGGVDPLLRGHVLWHDRPLDIDLMNEAARLLLGEHDFAAYCKKREGATTIRTLLDLHWERVPADGHTAGVAGELAVATVRADAFCHNMVRALVGSMLLVGDGHRPVEFPGQVLAGRVRNSAVNVVRPYGLTLEEVGYPADDQLAARNREARRMRTLPGQV
- a CDS encoding ATP-binding cassette domain-containing protein — translated: MGHVEISHLEYYLPDGRVLFDDASFRVGEGSAVALVGANGAGKTTLLRMIAGDTQPHGGTVTVSGGLGVMRQFVGTTGREDQRETPGALAPDASVRDLLVSVAPQRIAVAARAVDAAELAMMAQDDEKSQMAYAQALADWADAGGYEYETDWDVCTMAALGIPFDRAQFRGLNTLSGGEQKRLVLEALLRGPEEVLLLDEPDNYLDVPGKRWLEGAIKASSKTILFISHDRELLSCSADKIISVESGFGGGGSSVWVHGGGFDSFHEARKERFARFEELGRRWDEEHAKLKKLVVTLRQAASVSHALATRYAAAQTRLKKFEDAGRPEEPPREQNITMRLKGGRTGVRAVTLEKLGLTGLMQPFDLEVYYGERVAVLGSNGSGKSHFLRMLAGDDTVAHTGTWKLGARVVPGHFRQTHAHPELFGRSVRSIVEEEHALARGAAMGALRRYELDRQEEQRFESLSGGQQARLMILKMELSGVTALLLDEPTDNLDLDSAEALQEGLEAFDGTVLCVTHDRWFAKSFDRFLVFGSDGRVYESPEPVWDETRVVRDR
- the glmM gene encoding phosphoglucosamine mutase — its product is MARLFGTDGVRGVANEGLTAELALSLSVAAAHVLGDAGAFAGHRPVAVVGRDPRASGEFLEAAVIAGLASAGVDVLKVGVLPTPAVAYLTGALGADFGVMLSASHNAMPDNGIKFLARGGIKLDDAIEDAIEAHYHRYSYGADEDWTRPTGEAVGRVREYNEGFDKYVAHLVAVLPNRLDGVKVVIDGAHGAAARVAPEAFARAGAEVVYTLGAEPTGLNINDGVGSTHLDQLCNAMREHKADFGIALDGDADRCLAADAEGNEVDGDQILAILAVAMREAGTLRRNTAVGTVMSNLGFKLAMEREGIELVQTAVGDRYVLEAMKAHGYALGGEQSGHVILLDHATTGDGTLTGLMLGARLAATKQPLADLAAVMTRLPQLLINVKGVDRSRVADCAELTAAVVEAEAELGSTGRVLLRPSGTEPLVRVMVEAADQEQAKAIAERLAEAVRTHLG
- the rpsI gene encoding 30S ribosomal protein S9; the protein is MAETAAETTLEVDFNDEVELTEYTSEDETSYSTESLAGRFAEAIPAAGLGRRKEAIARVRIVPGTGKWKINGRTLENYFPNKVHQQTVNEPFKLLELDGRYDIIARISGGGVSGQAYALRLGVARALNEVDVDNNRPALKKAGFLMRDARAVERKKAGLKKARKAPQYSKR
- a CDS encoding NAD(P)H-hydrate dehydratase; this encodes MRHAHTVEQVRAAEAALAGQPLMDRAVAGLTATCARLLTERRGRVYGSRVLVLAGSGDNGGDALFAGARLARRGAAVSAVLVSPERVHVAALAALRAAGAWVTTDQEVGLADFGRADLILDGIVGIGGRGGLRPAAQPYATAPRSGVLVAVDVPSGVDADTGEVAGVALRADVTVTFGTYKPGLLVDPGAGHVGALQLVPIGLEPPQAAVECLQHADLAALLPCPGAESDKYRRGVLGLLAGSERYPGAAVLATAGALHGGAGAIRYQGRPAEEVVRRHPEVLLGPGRVQAWVVGPGSGDDAPEALSDALASDVPVLVDADGLTELARRGPAELAGRSAPTLLTPHTGEASRLLGGAATPEQIGAARLRHARDLATRYGATVLLKGSTTVVARPDGAVRVNPTGTSWLATAGSGDVLAGLAGALLAAGLDPWDAAPAAAYLHGLAGRFAAGPDGGAPITASEVAAALPTAWRGIAAGLGD
- the glmS gene encoding glutamine--fructose-6-phosphate transaminase (isomerizing); the encoded protein is MCGIVGYVGSQPALEVVIAGLRRLEYRGYDSAGVAIQTADSSGQWSLATDKRAGKLANLEKSLAETPLPGGTTGIGHTRWATHGGPTDANAHPHLDDALRVAVVHNGIIENFAWLRAELAERGHTLRSETDTEVVAHLLAEAYTGDLAEAMRIVCRQLDGAFTLVAVHADAPDVVVGARRNSPLVVGRGVGENFLASDVSAFIAHTREAIELGQDQVVELRGDAVTVTNFDGTPAEVREYHVDWDASAAEKGGYDYFMLKEIAEQPKAVADTLLGRIGTDGRLTLDEVRIPDSVLREVDKVVIVACGTAFHAGMIAKYAIEHWTRVPCEVEVASEFRYRDPILDDRTLVIAISQSGETMDTLMALRHAREQGAKVLAICNTNGSTIPRESDAVLYTHAGPEVAVASTKAFLTQLVACYLVALYLGQVRGTKWGDEIRAVIEQLADAPRQVEQVLETMEPVRELARSLADANSVLFLGRHVGFPVALEGALKLKELAYMHAEGFAAGELKHGPIALIEEGLPVVVVVPSPRGRSILHDKIVSNIQEIRARGARTIVIAEEGDEAVVPYADHLIRIPVTPTLLQPLVATVPLQVFACELATAKGHEVDQPRNLAKSVTVE